The proteins below come from a single Saccharopolyspora sp. SCSIO 74807 genomic window:
- a CDS encoding methyltransferase: protein MSGAQPPEFQLLEQSVGYFYSAALRAAALLNIADHLAGSAKKPDELAESAGVHGPYLHRLLRFLATRDVFAEDDAGRFHLTPSAELLRTDAPRSMRSAVLMLTDQVFWKPAELLDETVRAGATRFEEVFPAPFFDWLAQDEQAGDAFHFGMAAMSDSENRRIAADYDFSGCSKLVDVGGGQGGFLVEVLRKSPNLHGVLFDEEHVLAQHRLGEVRHSGGCEAVIGDFFSAVPSGADAYVLKRILHDWDDEESTRILARCREAMDPDARVLVIDAVIPAGNEPHPGKALDMLLMTSLSGKERTKAEFEAVFAGAGLSVTRVIPTSTPLSIVEGERESG, encoded by the coding sequence ATGTCCGGTGCCCAACCTCCGGAATTCCAGCTGCTCGAGCAGAGCGTCGGCTACTTCTACTCGGCCGCGCTGCGCGCCGCCGCGCTGCTGAACATCGCGGACCACCTCGCGGGATCGGCCAAAAAGCCGGACGAACTGGCCGAATCGGCGGGGGTGCACGGGCCGTACCTGCATCGGCTCCTTCGCTTCCTGGCCACCCGGGACGTGTTCGCCGAAGACGACGCGGGCAGGTTCCACCTGACTCCATCGGCGGAGTTGCTGCGCACCGACGCGCCGCGTTCGATGCGCTCGGCCGTGCTGATGCTGACCGACCAGGTTTTCTGGAAGCCCGCAGAACTGCTCGACGAGACGGTGCGCGCGGGCGCCACGCGGTTCGAGGAGGTCTTTCCCGCGCCGTTCTTCGACTGGCTGGCCCAGGACGAGCAAGCGGGCGATGCTTTCCACTTCGGCATGGCTGCGATGTCCGATTCGGAGAACCGGCGGATCGCGGCGGACTATGATTTCTCCGGCTGCTCGAAGCTGGTCGACGTCGGTGGTGGCCAGGGCGGTTTCCTGGTGGAAGTCCTCCGGAAGTCGCCGAACCTGCACGGCGTGCTCTTCGATGAGGAGCACGTCCTCGCGCAACATCGACTCGGCGAAGTCCGACATTCCGGCGGCTGCGAAGCGGTCATCGGTGACTTCTTCAGCGCGGTGCCATCCGGTGCCGATGCCTACGTCCTCAAGCGAATCCTGCACGACTGGGACGACGAGGAAAGCACGCGCATTCTCGCGCGGTGCCGCGAGGCGATGGACCCGGACGCCCGCGTCCTCGTGATCGATGCGGTCATCCCGGCGGGAAATGAGCCGCATCCGGGAAAAGCGCTGGACATGCTGCTCATGACGTCGCTGTCGGGCAAGGAGCGGACCAAGGCGGAGTTCGAAGCGGTGTTCGCAGGTGCCGGGCTGTCCGTGACGCGCGTGATCCCCACATCCACACCGCTGTCGATCGTGGAAGGCGAGCGGGAGTCGGGATAG
- a CDS encoding MmpS family transport accessory protein codes for MTYPQAPQQYPPAQAPAQEKFRGLAWAGLILGIVGVCGSILPIFNNLTAVAAFVGLILAVIAVFGTKKVVAAIGAALCVLAIVLTVVVQAVLVQQLDKTINGAGTGAPNPIDTEPAAQGASGTVRYEVTGSGDAMSLSYGAGSGRSEESSPELPWFKEQAASDGFDVYMLTVQNGSGGGDIKCRLTIDGEVVAENTSTGPFTFASCTGNSGL; via the coding sequence TTGACCTATCCGCAAGCACCGCAGCAGTACCCGCCCGCGCAGGCACCGGCGCAGGAGAAGTTCCGAGGCTTGGCCTGGGCGGGACTGATCCTCGGCATCGTCGGGGTCTGCGGCTCGATCCTGCCGATCTTCAACAACCTGACGGCCGTGGCCGCGTTCGTCGGCTTGATCCTGGCCGTCATCGCCGTTTTCGGGACCAAGAAGGTCGTCGCCGCGATCGGCGCGGCGCTGTGCGTGCTGGCCATCGTGCTGACCGTGGTCGTGCAAGCGGTGCTGGTCCAGCAGCTGGACAAGACGATCAACGGAGCCGGGACCGGCGCACCGAACCCGATCGACACCGAACCCGCGGCACAAGGCGCTTCGGGGACGGTTCGGTACGAAGTCACCGGGAGCGGCGACGCGATGAGCCTCTCGTACGGCGCCGGCAGCGGGCGGTCCGAGGAGAGTTCGCCCGAGTTGCCGTGGTTCAAGGAGCAGGCCGCGTCGGACGGCTTCGACGTCTACATGTTGACCGTGCAGAACGGCAGCGGCGGCGGGGACATCAAGTGCAGGCTCACCATCGACGGCGAGGTCGTCGCGGAGAACACCAGCACCGGCCCCTTCACGTTCGCGTCCTGCACGGGCAACTCGGGGCTCTGA
- a CDS encoding aldehyde dehydrogenase family protein has product MSDTDAAFAGWRATPASERARLLIRVADAYDARREELAKLISTEMGKAMQAAVRPAVLTGVTKDVDAYSEEIFGPVAVIHGVDSSDEAVALANDVGFGLSGSVWGSDIERAQEIADRLEVGMAYINEHGTTLPGLPFGGVKRSGFGRELGRWGMGEFVNTRLRRTSTTKK; this is encoded by the coding sequence GTGTCCGATACGGACGCCGCGTTCGCCGGTTGGCGTGCGACACCGGCGAGCGAGCGTGCGCGGCTGCTGATTCGGGTTGCCGATGCCTACGACGCTCGCCGGGAGGAGCTGGCCAAGCTCATCTCGACCGAGATGGGCAAGGCGATGCAGGCGGCGGTGCGTCCGGCCGTCCTGACCGGCGTCACCAAGGACGTGGACGCCTACTCCGAGGAGATCTTCGGACCGGTGGCCGTGATCCACGGCGTCGATTCGTCCGACGAGGCCGTCGCGTTGGCCAATGACGTGGGCTTCGGGCTCAGCGGTTCGGTGTGGGGCAGCGACATCGAGCGCGCCCAGGAGATCGCCGACCGGCTCGAGGTGGGCATGGCCTACATCAACGAGCACGGCACCACCCTTCCCGGCCTGCCCTTCGGTGGTGTGAAGCGGTCCGGCTTCGGGCGCGAGCTCGGCCGCTGGGGAATGGGCGAGTTCGTCAACACCCGGCTGCGCCGGACTTCCACGACCAAGAAGTAG
- a CDS encoding nitroreductase family deazaflavin-dependent oxidoreductase has protein sequence MSNETVEFNPTDWVREQTKKIVETGTTEGLDVQGSPIVLLTLRGAKSGKLRYTPVMRVEHNGSYAVIASKGGAPEHPSWYYNIKAHPEFPLQDGTVTKDYVAREVEGAERAEWWDRAVAAYPSYADYQEKTDRHIPVFVLDPK, from the coding sequence ATGTCGAACGAGACCGTGGAGTTCAACCCCACCGACTGGGTGCGAGAACAGACGAAGAAGATCGTCGAAACCGGGACCACCGAGGGCCTCGACGTCCAAGGGTCACCGATCGTGCTGCTCACCCTGCGCGGCGCGAAGAGCGGCAAGCTGCGCTACACCCCCGTGATGCGGGTCGAGCACAACGGCAGCTACGCGGTGATCGCGTCCAAGGGCGGCGCTCCCGAGCACCCCAGCTGGTACTACAACATCAAGGCACACCCCGAGTTCCCGCTGCAGGACGGCACCGTGACCAAGGACTACGTGGCACGCGAGGTCGAAGGCGCGGAACGAGCCGAGTGGTGGGACCGGGCCGTCGCGGCCTACCCGTCCTACGCCGACTACCAGGAAAAGACCGACCGGCACATCCCGGTGTTCGTGCTCGACCCGAAATGA
- a CDS encoding HAD-IA family hydrolase: MQAHHRRRGRRGEHQHRPLHVRVLHGQLGALTPGTGEIRPVSPAVKSANSDATASPAPIGLRCDCAVPASSRHTPSRIVDRAADRPSCAPDTGGGHGSTVRGLTRTRAAGVRLVILSNTDRDLISHSLRHLRVPFDDVITAEDCGTYKPDPEFFRQALERIGVTPERIRHVAFGFKYDNAPAKRFGMRTAWINRHDEPQQAGEPADHTWRDLWGLAGLADGWPVPD; the protein is encoded by the coding sequence GTGCAGGCTCACCATCGACGGCGAGGTCGTCGCGGAGAACACCAGCACCGGCCCCTTCACGTTCGCGTCCTGCACGGGCAACTCGGGGCTCTGACACCGGGGACCGGCGAGATCAGGCCCGTTTCTCCGGCGGTGAAATCGGCGAATTCCGACGCAACAGCGAGTCCCGCGCCGATCGGCCTCCGGTGCGACTGCGCGGTTCCGGCGAGCAGCCGGCACACCCCGTCCCGGATCGTCGACCGGGCAGCCGATCGACCAAGCTGTGCGCCGGACACGGGAGGTGGACATGGCAGCACCGTTAGAGGTCTGACCAGGACCCGCGCGGCCGGAGTACGGCTGGTGATCCTGTCCAACACCGACCGGGACCTCATCTCGCACAGCCTTCGGCACCTGCGGGTGCCGTTCGACGACGTGATAACCGCCGAGGACTGCGGCACCTACAAGCCCGACCCCGAGTTCTTCCGGCAAGCGCTCGAACGCATCGGGGTGACCCCGGAGCGGATCCGGCACGTGGCGTTCGGCTTCAAGTACGACAACGCGCCCGCCAAGCGGTTCGGGATGCGCACCGCCTGGATCAACCGGCACGACGAGCCGCAGCAGGCCGGTGAACCCGCCGATCACACCTGGCGCGACCTGTGGGGACTGGCCGGACTGGCGGACGGGTGGCCGGTGCCGGACTGA
- a CDS encoding MAB_1171c family putative transporter: MFAFVLVPAWFIYRLVRDPGSAALRAVVACLILRAADSPAVMAALRDAFHLAPAVEKLIKNYALAGSWCCLLLFFLFAAGAGARRAAREAAILAAVLGVLTLAVVLTPNPDAVYPTGPALASARYPTVLVFYVLGNAYFAYATGAAAMWAVRYARESTRRTRFGLRLASAGLAAFAALSGLRAVLIVFPHAPASSGVVNKLIGPSLWLFVLGVCVAGAVARLAAAWVWWRHRRVYNDLQPLWQVLHEAFPADALDTHRRPAPWFDRISPAGLHRRYWRRLIECRDGLVQLSPHLVDVGLDPQQPGRITSEQLLEALQLRKDGVVPSSTSAVLVAAPAEGEDAEADAEQLRQLSLSLAR, from the coding sequence TTGTTCGCATTCGTCCTGGTGCCCGCCTGGTTCATCTACCGGCTGGTGCGCGACCCGGGCAGTGCGGCGCTGCGAGCGGTGGTGGCCTGCCTGATCCTGCGGGCCGCGGACAGCCCCGCGGTCATGGCCGCCCTCCGCGACGCCTTCCACCTCGCTCCCGCGGTCGAGAAGCTGATCAAGAATTACGCGCTGGCCGGCAGCTGGTGTTGCTTGCTGCTGTTCTTCCTGTTCGCCGCCGGTGCCGGTGCGCGCAGGGCAGCGCGGGAGGCGGCGATCCTCGCGGCCGTACTGGGCGTGCTGACGCTGGCGGTGGTGCTCACTCCGAACCCGGATGCGGTTTACCCGACCGGCCCTGCGCTGGCCTCCGCCCGCTATCCGACGGTGCTGGTCTTCTACGTGCTCGGCAACGCCTACTTCGCCTATGCCACCGGCGCGGCGGCGATGTGGGCGGTGCGTTATGCCCGCGAATCCACCCGCAGGACCCGTTTCGGATTGCGACTGGCTTCGGCAGGTCTGGCCGCTTTCGCAGCGCTGTCCGGGTTGCGGGCCGTGCTGATCGTGTTCCCGCACGCGCCTGCGTCGTCCGGTGTCGTGAACAAGCTGATCGGCCCGTCGCTGTGGCTGTTCGTGCTCGGGGTGTGCGTGGCCGGTGCGGTGGCCCGGCTCGCCGCCGCCTGGGTGTGGTGGCGGCACCGCCGGGTCTACAACGATCTGCAGCCGTTGTGGCAGGTCTTGCACGAGGCGTTTCCGGCGGACGCGCTCGACACGCACCGGCGCCCGGCGCCGTGGTTCGACCGGATCTCGCCCGCCGGCTTGCATCGTCGTTACTGGCGGCGGCTGATCGAATGCCGGGACGGGCTGGTGCAGCTCTCCCCGCACCTGGTCGATGTCGGGTTGGATCCGCAGCAGCCGGGCCGCATCACGTCCGAGCAGCTGCTGGAGGCTCTCCAACTGCGCAAGGACGGTGTGGTGCCGAGCTCGACGAGCGCGGTCCTCGTCGCCGCGCCGGCGGAAGGCGAGGACGCCGAAGCCGACGCCGAACAACTGCGCCAACTGTCGCTGTCCCTCGCCCGCTGA
- a CDS encoding DUF5313 family protein, producing the protein MAIDRPNPLLWLYYQYGGTLPERYRDWVLHDATCRTWVLRVCVRGMLFIAPLAAVLLIALYWMSGSWALALGPVLLGLLVVLRIVLTSSVESVDARLNRHGFPPGHGSAVRGRMDEQAAERYRAIYRADPGSGTDSR; encoded by the coding sequence GTGGCGATCGACCGTCCGAATCCGCTGCTGTGGCTGTACTACCAGTACGGCGGCACGCTGCCGGAGCGCTACCGCGACTGGGTCCTGCACGACGCCACCTGCCGCACGTGGGTGCTGCGGGTGTGCGTGCGCGGGATGTTGTTCATCGCTCCCCTGGCCGCGGTCCTGCTGATCGCGCTGTACTGGATGAGCGGGTCGTGGGCGCTGGCGCTGGGTCCGGTGCTGCTGGGACTGCTCGTGGTGCTGCGCATCGTGCTGACGAGTTCGGTGGAGAGCGTGGACGCGCGGTTGAACAGGCACGGCTTTCCGCCCGGGCACGGCTCGGCGGTCCGCGGCCGGATGGATGAGCAGGCCGCCGAGCGCTACCGGGCGATCTACCGCGCCGATCCCGGCTCCGGCACCGATTCGCGGTAG
- a CDS encoding amidohydrolase family protein, with the protein MQRLLTARTLLRGPVEDRIDEGAVLIDGDTVVAAGPTDEVARRAGPGIDREDFPDGTILPGLIDAHVHLAFDGTAEVVESLQQVGDEQLLAEMADRARRIAATGTTTVRDLGDRSGLALRLRSAIAGGDRFGPRILSAGAPLTTPGGHCWFLGGAVAGRAEIREHIRRQAEQGVDLIKVMASGGHVTPDSPKPWEAQFSDEDLRFIVDEAHRRGLPVAAHAHGTAIIRSAVDAGVDTVEHCTWMRLDGQGGLDEHPDIAERMAARGIRACPAWPSDWPALVQALGPDIAARSTGNIARTAEFGVELIAGTDTGVIRSPAGAEPADALELYTHRIGMSPAHVLNMATVRSAAAIGLGEVTGALVPGLAADLLIVDGDPTESLDALRHRRLVLARGRTPQ; encoded by the coding sequence TTGCAACGCCTGCTCACCGCCCGAACCCTGCTGCGCGGACCAGTCGAGGACCGCATCGACGAAGGTGCCGTGCTGATCGACGGGGACACCGTGGTCGCCGCCGGGCCGACGGACGAGGTGGCCCGGCGAGCCGGGCCCGGAATCGACCGCGAGGACTTCCCGGACGGCACGATCCTGCCGGGCCTCATCGACGCGCACGTCCACCTCGCCTTCGACGGGACGGCCGAGGTCGTCGAGTCGTTGCAGCAGGTCGGTGACGAGCAGCTGCTGGCCGAGATGGCCGATCGCGCGCGCCGCATCGCAGCGACCGGTACGACCACCGTGCGCGACCTCGGGGACCGGTCGGGGTTGGCGCTGCGGCTGCGCTCGGCCATCGCCGGCGGCGACCGGTTCGGTCCGCGCATCCTGTCCGCCGGTGCCCCGTTGACGACTCCGGGAGGGCATTGCTGGTTCCTCGGGGGCGCGGTCGCGGGGCGCGCGGAGATCCGCGAGCACATTCGCCGCCAGGCCGAGCAGGGCGTCGACCTGATCAAGGTGATGGCTTCCGGCGGGCACGTCACGCCCGATTCGCCCAAGCCGTGGGAGGCCCAGTTCAGCGACGAGGACCTGCGGTTCATCGTCGACGAGGCCCACCGGCGCGGGCTTCCGGTAGCCGCGCACGCGCACGGCACCGCGATCATCCGCTCGGCGGTGGACGCCGGGGTCGACACGGTCGAGCACTGCACTTGGATGCGCCTGGACGGCCAAGGCGGTCTCGACGAGCACCCGGACATCGCCGAGCGCATGGCCGCTCGCGGCATCCGCGCCTGCCCGGCCTGGCCCTCGGACTGGCCCGCGCTGGTGCAGGCGCTCGGCCCGGACATCGCGGCCCGCTCCACGGGCAACATCGCGCGTACCGCGGAGTTCGGGGTTGAACTCATCGCCGGGACCGACACCGGGGTGATCCGTTCACCCGCCGGGGCCGAACCCGCGGACGCGCTTGAGCTCTACACCCACCGGATCGGCATGTCACCGGCTCATGTGCTGAACATGGCCACGGTCCGCAGCGCCGCCGCCATCGGCCTCGGCGAGGTCACCGGCGCGCTCGTTCCCGGCCTGGCCGCCGACCTGCTCATCGTCGACGGCGACCCGACGGAATCCCTGGACGCACTCCGGCACCGCCGGCTGGTGCTCGCGCGAGGGCGGACACCGCAGTGA
- a CDS encoding DUF4288 domain-containing protein: MAPDEEARNEPYIAILLYESASDASDYVPLYREDVVLLWAANPEAATRRAEQRGELAETSYRNRAGETITWKLKHIIDVTSALEADLGVDADLHSRHFRDYQAYRSFEPFLSGSIE; this comes from the coding sequence ATGGCGCCGGACGAAGAAGCGAGGAACGAACCGTACATCGCGATTCTGCTCTACGAGTCCGCGAGCGACGCGAGTGACTACGTGCCGCTCTACCGGGAGGACGTCGTCCTGCTGTGGGCGGCGAATCCGGAAGCGGCGACGCGGCGAGCCGAGCAGCGGGGCGAGCTGGCCGAGACCAGCTATCGCAACCGCGCCGGTGAGACCATCACGTGGAAGCTCAAGCACATCATCGACGTCACTTCCGCGCTCGAGGCCGACCTGGGCGTGGACGCGGACCTGCATTCCCGGCACTTCCGCGATTACCAGGCTTATCGGAGTTTCGAACCCTTCCTGTCCGGCTCGATCGAATGA
- a CDS encoding acetyl-CoA acetyltransferase, whose protein sequence is MRELDPRTPVLVGAGQASERVDEPGYRGMSPVELAAEAAAAALGDAQADGLAAAVDTVAGVRQFEISTPGAPVPLGKSDNYPRSVAGRIGAAPRRAILEVVGGQSPQHLVTELAGTIAAGESEVALVFGSEAISTSRHLARAEDKPDFTEHVDGDLEDRGYGLKGLMTRHLAAHGLTDAPSQYALFDNARRARRKESRDEYARAMGELFAPFTKVAAANPHAAAPVERDAAELATPSERNRVIADPYPRFLVARDQVNQGAAVLLMSIAAARRLGVPEDKWVFLHGTADLRERELMERADLSSSPASVLAVRHALDVAGIGIADVSTLDLYSCFPIAVFNICDGLGLDPGDARGLTLTGGLPFFGGAGNNYSMHAIAEAVARLRAEPGTYALVGANGGSLSKYSAGVYSTTPAGWRGDRSAQLQAEIDAWPAPEEELQADGWATVETCTVKHGKDGHRTGIVIGRLEGDDRRFIATTEDAETLDLLSTGEPIGARVYARSFGFGNRVTTTEQRMDALFPPRPKVLREDYEHVLVRRDGHLLEVTINRPEARNSLHPQANEELDEVFDAFFADPELWVAILTGAGDKAFSAGNDLHYSASGKPMWVPKNGFAGLTGRRDMTKPVIAAVNGYAMGGGCEIALACQLVVADETAHFALSEVKVGLVAGSGGLVRLPRAVPPKLANEMILTGKRLTAAEAQQHGLVNRVVGPGAALEGARALAAEILDGSPTSVRVSLQIMNETAGIADTVDAVAHPSPALDELMVSEDSVEGVTAFAEKRRPRWRNR, encoded by the coding sequence ATGAGGGAACTCGATCCACGCACTCCGGTGCTCGTCGGCGCAGGGCAAGCTTCGGAGCGCGTCGACGAGCCCGGCTACCGGGGCATGTCGCCGGTAGAGCTTGCTGCGGAGGCTGCCGCTGCGGCGCTGGGCGACGCGCAAGCGGACGGCCTGGCCGCGGCGGTCGACACGGTCGCCGGGGTGCGCCAGTTCGAGATCTCCACGCCGGGCGCGCCCGTGCCGCTGGGCAAGTCCGACAACTATCCGCGCTCGGTGGCGGGCCGCATCGGTGCCGCCCCGCGCCGCGCGATCCTCGAAGTGGTGGGCGGGCAGTCGCCGCAGCACCTGGTCACGGAGCTGGCCGGGACGATCGCGGCGGGGGAGTCCGAGGTCGCGCTCGTGTTCGGCTCGGAGGCGATCTCCACGAGCCGCCACCTGGCCCGAGCCGAGGACAAGCCGGACTTCACCGAGCACGTCGACGGTGACCTCGAAGACCGCGGTTACGGCCTGAAAGGGCTGATGACCCGGCACCTTGCCGCCCACGGGCTCACCGACGCACCGAGCCAGTACGCGTTGTTCGACAACGCCCGCCGCGCGCGGCGGAAGGAATCTCGCGACGAGTACGCCCGCGCGATGGGCGAACTGTTCGCCCCGTTCACGAAGGTCGCCGCGGCGAACCCGCACGCGGCCGCGCCGGTCGAACGCGACGCGGCCGAGCTGGCCACGCCCAGCGAGCGCAACCGCGTGATCGCGGATCCGTACCCGAGGTTCCTGGTCGCGCGCGACCAGGTGAACCAAGGCGCTGCCGTGCTGCTGATGTCGATCGCCGCCGCCCGGCGGCTCGGCGTACCGGAAGACAAGTGGGTGTTCTTGCACGGCACCGCGGATCTGCGCGAGCGGGAGCTCATGGAGCGGGCCGATCTGTCGAGCAGCCCCGCTTCGGTGCTCGCGGTGCGGCACGCGCTGGATGTCGCGGGGATCGGCATCGCTGACGTGTCCACTTTGGACCTCTACAGCTGCTTCCCGATCGCGGTGTTCAACATCTGTGACGGGCTGGGGCTGGACCCGGGCGATGCGCGCGGGCTCACGCTCACCGGTGGGCTGCCGTTCTTCGGCGGTGCGGGCAACAACTACTCGATGCACGCGATAGCCGAAGCAGTCGCCCGCCTGCGCGCCGAGCCCGGCACGTACGCGCTCGTCGGGGCGAACGGCGGGTCGCTGAGCAAGTACTCGGCCGGGGTGTACTCGACCACGCCCGCCGGCTGGCGCGGCGACCGCAGCGCGCAGTTGCAGGCCGAGATCGACGCCTGGCCCGCGCCGGAGGAGGAGCTGCAGGCCGACGGGTGGGCCACCGTCGAGACCTGCACCGTCAAGCACGGCAAGGACGGCCACCGCACCGGCATCGTGATCGGACGGCTGGAAGGCGACGACCGGCGGTTCATCGCCACGACCGAAGACGCCGAAACCCTCGACCTGCTCTCGACCGGTGAGCCCATCGGCGCCCGCGTCTACGCGCGCTCGTTCGGTTTCGGCAACCGCGTCACCACCACCGAGCAGCGGATGGACGCGCTGTTCCCGCCGCGCCCGAAGGTGCTGCGCGAGGACTACGAACACGTGCTGGTGCGCCGCGACGGGCACCTGCTCGAGGTCACGATCAACCGCCCGGAGGCGCGCAACAGCCTGCACCCGCAGGCCAACGAGGAACTGGACGAGGTCTTCGACGCCTTCTTCGCCGACCCCGAGCTGTGGGTGGCGATCCTGACCGGCGCCGGGGACAAGGCGTTCTCCGCGGGCAACGACCTGCACTACTCCGCATCCGGCAAGCCGATGTGGGTGCCCAAGAACGGATTCGCGGGGCTGACCGGCCGCCGGGACATGACCAAACCGGTGATCGCCGCGGTCAACGGATACGCGATGGGCGGCGGCTGCGAGATCGCGCTGGCCTGCCAGCTGGTGGTGGCCGACGAGACCGCGCACTTCGCGCTGTCCGAGGTCAAGGTCGGACTCGTCGCGGGATCCGGCGGTCTCGTCAGGCTGCCGCGCGCGGTGCCGCCGAAGCTGGCCAACGAGATGATCCTGACCGGCAAGCGGCTCACCGCGGCCGAAGCTCAGCAGCACGGCTTGGTCAATCGCGTCGTCGGCCCGGGCGCCGCGCTGGAGGGCGCTCGCGCGCTGGCCGCCGAGATCCTGGACGGCTCACCCACCTCGGTCCGCGTCTCGTTGCAGATCATGAACGAGACCGCGGGCATCGCCGACACCGTCGACGCGGTCGCGCACCCGTCACCCGCGTTGGACGAGCTGATGGTCAGCGAGGACAGCGTCGAAGGCGTCACCGCGTTCGCCGAGAAGCGCCGTCCTCGCTGGCGCAACCGCTGA
- a CDS encoding dihydrodipicolinate synthase family protein, whose amino-acid sequence MTAPIVLTAAPVGFAPDGSVDLAASRRILEFIADSGTDGAFVLGTTGEFPSLSRQERHELAKLSLQVLRGKRVVVHVGAPSAFQVRSLIADVRELGASAVAVITPYYLPAGDDAIVEFYRSVTAAADDLEVYAYLFTARTGNTVGPELLTRIAALPNVVGAKISGETIEAVAAYREAVPPGFQLFTGGDRDVARAAAHGVDGVVSGVASVFPKPFVEAAAGAHDDEAASRLQAAVDIAVDAVRGDPERMKAGLALQGVAAGTSRMALDSVDAEGRAELERAIAALR is encoded by the coding sequence ATGACCGCGCCCATCGTCCTGACCGCCGCACCCGTCGGCTTCGCCCCGGACGGCTCCGTCGACCTGGCGGCCTCGCGCCGCATCCTCGAGTTCATCGCGGATTCCGGCACCGACGGGGCGTTCGTGCTCGGCACCACCGGCGAGTTCCCGAGCCTGAGCAGGCAGGAGCGGCACGAACTCGCGAAGCTCAGCCTCCAGGTGCTGCGCGGCAAGCGGGTAGTGGTGCACGTCGGCGCGCCAAGCGCTTTCCAGGTCCGCTCGCTGATCGCGGACGTGCGCGAGCTGGGCGCGAGCGCGGTCGCGGTGATCACCCCGTACTACCTGCCCGCCGGGGACGACGCGATCGTGGAGTTCTACCGGTCGGTGACCGCCGCGGCCGACGACCTCGAGGTCTACGCCTACCTGTTCACCGCACGCACCGGGAACACCGTCGGACCCGAGCTGCTCACCCGGATCGCGGCGTTGCCGAACGTCGTCGGCGCCAAGATCAGCGGCGAGACGATCGAGGCGGTCGCCGCGTACCGGGAGGCGGTTCCGCCCGGCTTCCAGCTGTTCACCGGTGGCGACCGGGACGTCGCCAGGGCGGCAGCGCATGGTGTCGACGGTGTCGTGTCCGGGGTGGCCTCGGTGTTCCCCAAGCCGTTCGTCGAGGCCGCCGCGGGCGCGCACGACGACGAGGCGGCATCCCGGTTGCAGGCGGCGGTGGACATCGCCGTCGATGCCGTGCGCGGTGATCCGGAGCGGATGAAGGCCGGCTTGGCATTGCAGGGCGTCGCCGCCGGAACGAGCCGGATGGCGCTCGACTCGGTCGACGCCGAGGGACGTGCCGAGCTGGAGCGCGCGATCGCCGCGCTGAGGTGA